A window of Cryptomeria japonica chromosome 3, Sugi_1.0, whole genome shotgun sequence contains these coding sequences:
- the LOC131874141 gene encoding uncharacterized protein C2F7.02c-like, with translation MSEVYKYDGPKYDIESLGFLNKPDNSPISTPINYDAPENETLDYKKIESISKMLNYDMNSPLQNTRPLNTLSLPLNEKKKKTVVLDLDNTLVHASFTPIPQYDFLITVPGMGESDDTLTYHVQKRPGVDLLLQRLSEYNY, from the coding sequence ATGTCGGAAGTTTATAAATATGATGGTCCCAAGTATGATATTGAATCCCTGGGATTTCTAAACAAGCCTGATAACTCTCCCATATCCACACCGATCAACTATGATGCACCAGAGAATGAAACCCTAGATTATAAAAAGATCGAGTCAATATCAAAAATGTTAAATTATGATATGAATTCCCCACTTCAAAACACACGACCTCTTAACACACTTTCTCTGCCTCTcaatgagaagaagaaaaagacagtAGTCTTAGATCTTGATAACACACTTGTGCATGCAAGTTTTACTCCTATCCCACAATATGATTTTCTTATAACAGTTCCTGGCATGGGAGAAAGTGATGATACCCTTACTTACCATGTACAAAAAAGGCCAGGAGTTGATCTTCTATTGCAGAGATTGAGTGAGTACAACTATTAA